From Aptenodytes patagonicus chromosome 1, bAptPat1.pri.cur, whole genome shotgun sequence, one genomic window encodes:
- the PACSIN2 gene encoding protein kinase C and casein kinase substrate in neurons protein 2 isoform X1, giving the protein MSGSYDDSVGVEVSSDSFWEVGNYKRTVKRIDDGHRLCNDLMNCIHERARIEKVYAQQLTEWAKRWKQLVEKGPQYGTVERAWCAFMSEAEKVSELHLEVKGSLMNEDFEKIKNWQKEAFHKQMMGGFKETKEAEDGFRKAQKPWAKKLKEVEAAKKAYHAACKEEKLAVSRETNSKADPALNPEQLKKLQDKVERSKQDVLKTKEKYEKSLKELDNATPQYMENMEQVFEQCQQFEEKRLRFFREVLLEVQKHLDLSNVASYKNIYRELEQNIKTADAVEDLRWFRANQGPGMSMNWPQFEEWSADLNRTLSRREKKKASDGVTLTGINQTGDQVSQPNKHSSSLSVQSNTVQSVQSSYNPFEDEEDTGSTVSEKEDNKIKNVSSYEKNQSYPTDWSDEESNNPFSSTDANGDTNPFDEDTSPAMEVRVRALYDYEGQEQDELSFKAGDELTKMENEDEQGWCKGRLDNGQVGLYPANYVEPIQ; this is encoded by the exons gTTGGAAATTACAAGCGGACAGTAAAGCGAATTGATGATGGTCACAGACTTTGCAATGATCTTATGAATTGTATTCATGAGCGGGCACGAATAGAGAAGGTCTATGCTCAGCAGCTTACAGAATGGGCAAAAAGGTGGAAACAGCTTGTGGAAAAAG GCCCACAGTATGGAACAGTAGAAAGGGCTTGGTGTGCTTTTATGTCAGAAGCTGAAAAAGTGAGTGAACTACATCTAGAAGTAAAAGGTTCACTGATGAATGAAGACTTTGAAAAAATCAAGAACTGGCAGAAGGAAGCCTTTCATAAGCAAATGATGGGAGGATTTAAGGAAACCAAAGAAGCAGAAGATGGATTTAGGAAAGCTCAGAAACCCTGGGCAAAAAAGCTGAAAGAG GTGGAAGCTGCAAAGAAAGCATATCATGCGGCCTGCAAAGAGGAGAAACTGGCTGTATCcagagaaacaaacagcaaagctgATCCAGCACTAAATCCTGAACAACTTAAGAAATTACAAGACAAAGTGGAGAGAAGCAAACAAGATGTGCTAAAG ACAaaagaaaagtatgaaaaatcactgaaagaaTTAGATAATGCCACTCCTCAATATATGGAAAACATGGAGCAGGTATTTGAACAGTGTCAACAGTTCGAGGAAAAACGCTTACGTTTCTTTCGAGAAGTGTTACTGGAAGTTCAAAAACACCTTGACTTGTCTAATGTTGCAAG ttacaaaaatatcTACCGTGAACTGGAACAGAATATCAAAACAGCAGATGCTGTTGAAGACTTGCGGTGGTTTAGAGCTAATCAAGGTCCAGGGATGTCAATGAATTGGCCTCAGTTTGAG GAATGGTCTGCAGATCTGAATCGCACTCTCagtagaagagaaaagaagaaggcTTCTGATGGAGTGACTCTGACTGGTATTAATCAGACAGGAGATCAAGTTTCACAGCCTAACAAACATAGCAG CAGTCTTAGTGTCCAGAGTAACACAGTGCAGTCAGTACAATCAAGTTACAATCCCTTTGAAGATGAAGAAGATACTGGGAGTACTGTCAGTGAAAAGGAGGACAATAAGATCAAAAA tgttagcagctatgaaaaaaaccaaagctacCCTACAGATTGGTCTGATGAAGAGTCCAACAATCCCTTCTCTTCCACTGATGCAAATGGAGACACCAATCCATTTGATGAAGATACCTCTCCTGCAATGGAGGTGAGAGTACGTGCACTCTATGACTATGAGGGCCAAGAGCAAGATGAACTCAGCTTTAAAGCTG GGGATGAGTTAACTAAAATGGAGAATGAAGATGAGCAGGGTTGGTGCAAAGGACGTCTGGACAATGGACAAGTTGGTTTATACCCAGCAAACTATGTAGAACCAATCCAGTGA
- the PACSIN2 gene encoding protein kinase C and casein kinase substrate in neurons protein 2 isoform X2: MSGSYDDSVGVEVSSDSFWEVGNYKRTVKRIDDGHRLCNDLMNCIHERARIEKVYAQQLTEWAKRWKQLVEKGPQYGTVERAWCAFMSEAEKVSELHLEVKGSLMNEDFEKIKNWQKEAFHKQMMGGFKETKEAEDGFRKAQKPWAKKLKEVEAAKKAYHAACKEEKLAVSRETNSKADPALNPEQLKKLQDKVERSKQDVLKTKEKYEKSLKELDNATPQYMENMEQVFEQCQQFEEKRLRFFREVLLEVQKHLDLSNVASYKNIYRELEQNIKTADAVEDLRWFRANQGPGMSMNWPQFEEWSADLNRTLSRREKKKASDGVTLTGINQTGDQVSQPNKHSSLSVQSNTVQSVQSSYNPFEDEEDTGSTVSEKEDNKIKNVSSYEKNQSYPTDWSDEESNNPFSSTDANGDTNPFDEDTSPAMEVRVRALYDYEGQEQDELSFKAGDELTKMENEDEQGWCKGRLDNGQVGLYPANYVEPIQ; the protein is encoded by the exons gTTGGAAATTACAAGCGGACAGTAAAGCGAATTGATGATGGTCACAGACTTTGCAATGATCTTATGAATTGTATTCATGAGCGGGCACGAATAGAGAAGGTCTATGCTCAGCAGCTTACAGAATGGGCAAAAAGGTGGAAACAGCTTGTGGAAAAAG GCCCACAGTATGGAACAGTAGAAAGGGCTTGGTGTGCTTTTATGTCAGAAGCTGAAAAAGTGAGTGAACTACATCTAGAAGTAAAAGGTTCACTGATGAATGAAGACTTTGAAAAAATCAAGAACTGGCAGAAGGAAGCCTTTCATAAGCAAATGATGGGAGGATTTAAGGAAACCAAAGAAGCAGAAGATGGATTTAGGAAAGCTCAGAAACCCTGGGCAAAAAAGCTGAAAGAG GTGGAAGCTGCAAAGAAAGCATATCATGCGGCCTGCAAAGAGGAGAAACTGGCTGTATCcagagaaacaaacagcaaagctgATCCAGCACTAAATCCTGAACAACTTAAGAAATTACAAGACAAAGTGGAGAGAAGCAAACAAGATGTGCTAAAG ACAaaagaaaagtatgaaaaatcactgaaagaaTTAGATAATGCCACTCCTCAATATATGGAAAACATGGAGCAGGTATTTGAACAGTGTCAACAGTTCGAGGAAAAACGCTTACGTTTCTTTCGAGAAGTGTTACTGGAAGTTCAAAAACACCTTGACTTGTCTAATGTTGCAAG ttacaaaaatatcTACCGTGAACTGGAACAGAATATCAAAACAGCAGATGCTGTTGAAGACTTGCGGTGGTTTAGAGCTAATCAAGGTCCAGGGATGTCAATGAATTGGCCTCAGTTTGAG GAATGGTCTGCAGATCTGAATCGCACTCTCagtagaagagaaaagaagaaggcTTCTGATGGAGTGACTCTGACTGGTATTAATCAGACAGGAGATCAAGTTTCACAGCCTAACAAACATAGCAG TCTTAGTGTCCAGAGTAACACAGTGCAGTCAGTACAATCAAGTTACAATCCCTTTGAAGATGAAGAAGATACTGGGAGTACTGTCAGTGAAAAGGAGGACAATAAGATCAAAAA tgttagcagctatgaaaaaaaccaaagctacCCTACAGATTGGTCTGATGAAGAGTCCAACAATCCCTTCTCTTCCACTGATGCAAATGGAGACACCAATCCATTTGATGAAGATACCTCTCCTGCAATGGAGGTGAGAGTACGTGCACTCTATGACTATGAGGGCCAAGAGCAAGATGAACTCAGCTTTAAAGCTG GGGATGAGTTAACTAAAATGGAGAATGAAGATGAGCAGGGTTGGTGCAAAGGACGTCTGGACAATGGACAAGTTGGTTTATACCCAGCAAACTATGTAGAACCAATCCAGTGA
- the PACSIN2 gene encoding protein kinase C and casein kinase substrate in neurons protein 2 isoform X3, whose protein sequence is MSGSYDDSVGVEVSSDSFWEVGNYKRTVKRIDDGHRLCNDLMNCIHERARIEKVYAQQLTEWAKRWKQLVEKGPQYGTVERAWCAFMSEAEKVSELHLEVKGSLMNEDFEKIKNWQKEAFHKQMMGGFKETKEAEDGFRKAQKPWAKKLKEVEAAKKAYHAACKEEKLAVSRETNSKADPALNPEQLKKLQDKVERSKQDVLKTKEKYEKSLKELDNATPQYMENMEQVFEQCQQFEEKRLRFFREVLLEVQKHLDLSNVASYKNIYRELEQNIKTADAVEDLRWFRANQGPGMSMNWPQFEEWSADLNRTLSRREKKKASDGVTLTGINQTGDQVSQPNKHSSVSSYEKNQSYPTDWSDEESNNPFSSTDANGDTNPFDEDTSPAMEVRVRALYDYEGQEQDELSFKAGDELTKMENEDEQGWCKGRLDNGQVGLYPANYVEPIQ, encoded by the exons gTTGGAAATTACAAGCGGACAGTAAAGCGAATTGATGATGGTCACAGACTTTGCAATGATCTTATGAATTGTATTCATGAGCGGGCACGAATAGAGAAGGTCTATGCTCAGCAGCTTACAGAATGGGCAAAAAGGTGGAAACAGCTTGTGGAAAAAG GCCCACAGTATGGAACAGTAGAAAGGGCTTGGTGTGCTTTTATGTCAGAAGCTGAAAAAGTGAGTGAACTACATCTAGAAGTAAAAGGTTCACTGATGAATGAAGACTTTGAAAAAATCAAGAACTGGCAGAAGGAAGCCTTTCATAAGCAAATGATGGGAGGATTTAAGGAAACCAAAGAAGCAGAAGATGGATTTAGGAAAGCTCAGAAACCCTGGGCAAAAAAGCTGAAAGAG GTGGAAGCTGCAAAGAAAGCATATCATGCGGCCTGCAAAGAGGAGAAACTGGCTGTATCcagagaaacaaacagcaaagctgATCCAGCACTAAATCCTGAACAACTTAAGAAATTACAAGACAAAGTGGAGAGAAGCAAACAAGATGTGCTAAAG ACAaaagaaaagtatgaaaaatcactgaaagaaTTAGATAATGCCACTCCTCAATATATGGAAAACATGGAGCAGGTATTTGAACAGTGTCAACAGTTCGAGGAAAAACGCTTACGTTTCTTTCGAGAAGTGTTACTGGAAGTTCAAAAACACCTTGACTTGTCTAATGTTGCAAG ttacaaaaatatcTACCGTGAACTGGAACAGAATATCAAAACAGCAGATGCTGTTGAAGACTTGCGGTGGTTTAGAGCTAATCAAGGTCCAGGGATGTCAATGAATTGGCCTCAGTTTGAG GAATGGTCTGCAGATCTGAATCGCACTCTCagtagaagagaaaagaagaaggcTTCTGATGGAGTGACTCTGACTGGTATTAATCAGACAGGAGATCAAGTTTCACAGCCTAACAAACATAGCAG tgttagcagctatgaaaaaaaccaaagctacCCTACAGATTGGTCTGATGAAGAGTCCAACAATCCCTTCTCTTCCACTGATGCAAATGGAGACACCAATCCATTTGATGAAGATACCTCTCCTGCAATGGAGGTGAGAGTACGTGCACTCTATGACTATGAGGGCCAAGAGCAAGATGAACTCAGCTTTAAAGCTG GGGATGAGTTAACTAAAATGGAGAATGAAGATGAGCAGGGTTGGTGCAAAGGACGTCTGGACAATGGACAAGTTGGTTTATACCCAGCAAACTATGTAGAACCAATCCAGTGA